Genomic segment of Mercurialis annua linkage group LG6, ddMerAnnu1.2, whole genome shotgun sequence:
TCCTAGGCATTACTACCCATGCCAATATAGAACCAAAACAAGTACAGCTAACAGGAACAATTACATTTTTAAGATAAGGTTGTGAATCAAGAAACTGCTGGCCATAAGGGATCAGTTCATCGGAGATTTCTTTAGTCTTTTCTCCGAAAGAAGTTATTGCATCAACTGCACTTTGCCCCGTTTCTTTAGCCTTATGAATCCAGTCAATCCCATCACCAACACTGTTTCCAGCGTCTATGTTACTCCTAATTGAAGCTGAAACATCGCCAGATTTATCAACTTCTCCACCAGAAGACCATGAAAACGATCGATAACTCAACATGGAACTCACTGAACTAAAAGGCACAGCGCTTCTAAAGGATAAAGTCCGTGATAAGGTTGGACATGCGGAATTAGCTTTACAAAATTGACTAACAACTGAAATTTCAGCTGATCTAAGTTTATTTTTGCAGTAATCTTGATTAAGCAAAGCATAGGTTGGTCTTACAAAACTTTGATTAGCAAATTTAGTAGGCTTATAGTACAAGCTCAACGACTCCATCTTTGAAGCGGAATTAATGGAACTAGTGAGTGATTTTAGCATTGAAAACCTAACTCGAGCCATTAAAAACAGCAACTAatgaaaatcaagaaaacaaaTAACGCATTAATCTAAATCACAGCTGCAGATATAGCATCATCATCTTTCTCAATCTGCAGCAAAAGCAAACGCAACATTTCAGCAAGAAACTCGAAGATAGCTCAAGAAAAATTTACACAATGCAATGAATAATTATAAGCAGTAACCATAAACCCTAGATTTATGTTTGAATGAACAGAAAAATTGCAgggaaaacaaaacaaaattgatttcTAACAAGTCaatgattaaaataataaatattcattttatattgtATTCTGAAGCAAACAATAATAACAAAAGAAATTTTGCTTACCTGAGTATGTGATGAGTGATTTTTAGAGGACATGTTCTGGTTTTGGGTTTTGACTTTATGAAGAATCTTATTTCAGGTCCTGGAAAATGATATGAAATGCCATCGATTTGCCTCGTTCGGTTACATAATTACATTAGAATAACTTACACTAGTGGTGTCTCaacttttgcaatttttttattttagtgtcTGGACTTTTATTTCTTTCGTATAGATATTCTaccttttaaaaatgtattaaacgagttttttttaatcaattttctgATTATCGAACTACTAATAagttgaaaaattattattaattttgctgatataattttctcttttaattttatataaataaatgtatCATTGCACGCACAATAGTCATTATTTAGTAATATAACAcgtaaatttaaataaatatgagaactattttgttttttttaacaatattgATGGTCAACAATGGTTAAAAACTATtggttgatatatttttaaaaagttaaaattgaaacactaaaatagaaaatttggtTGTCGAGTCAACGAAGATACACCGGATTTTCACATCGgtgatatatttgaaaaaaataaaaggtgataAATTTATACGATGTCTTTCAAAAACGGTGATtaaaagtggtgattttatataaaattaaccttttaaaatattattaaaggTTGATACAGTAAAAAGTCGATTTATTTCCTCAAACATATGACTAATTATACCTATACAAAGCAAACTTCCTGTAACTCTTGGCAATCGAGGCAGTAGATTTTCAATGCAACTCTTCCTTCTTATTCGACTGAATCAACTCTCTAATTCTTGTCTAAATCTCTTATGAAACCCATGAAAGCTCACCAAAATCTTCCATGGTTTCAAACAACATGAAACCCAATTCATTCGCATTCACAGCTCCAAAATTATTGTTTTGCTTCATCATAATCTTCACTTTTTCATCCATATATTACTCCCTCAACTCACTCTTCTCCAACAAACAAACAACTCCCATTATCTACCAATCAcataattatgaaaataatctTCTTCCCCCAAAACCGAATCGAACATTATCAGCTACTGAACCGCCATCTCAATCTCAAATCCAGCTCAACACAACCCTCCACCACATAGTTTTCGGCATCGGTGCCTCTTCCAAGCTATGGAGCAAGCGAAAAGAATATCTCAAAATATGGTGGAAGCCTGACGAAATGCGCGGCGTGGTCTGGCTAGACCACCCTGTTAAAACCGACTCGACCGATTTCAACCTCTTGCCGCCGACGATGATCTCATCCGACACGTCGGATTTTCCTTACGAGAACAAGGAAGGTAAACGATCAGGAATTCGGATATCGAGGATAATATCTGAGACGGTAAAGCTAGGAATGGTGGATGTGAGATGGTTCGTAATGGGAGATGATGATACAGTTTTTATTACTGATAATTTGGTTAGGGTTTTGTCGAAGTATGATCATAGTCAGTATTATTATATTGGGAGCTTGTCGGAGAGTCATATCCAGAATATTCATTTTTCTTATGGAATGGCGTATGGTGGTGGTGGTTTTGCTATAAGTTACCCGTTGGCGGTGGCGCTTGCGAAGATGCAGGATAGGTGTATGAAGAGATATTCTGGATTGTATGGTTCTGATGATCGGATTCAAGCTTGTATGGCTGAACTAGGTGTTCCTCTTACCAAGGAACCTGGATTTCATCAGGTTAGTCTATGTTTTGcctatgtttttgttttttaggaGCAAATTAAGCTTACATGTTGACAAAGCGTTTGTTCTTTTTGGTAGACTACATattgactatttttttaaaaaatcattgaCTAATCTTTAACTAATTT
This window contains:
- the LOC126688219 gene encoding uncharacterized protein LOC126688219, coding for MVSNNMKPNSFAFTAPKLLFCFIIIFTFSSIYYSLNSLFSNKQTTPIIYQSHNYENNLLPPKPNRTLSATEPPSQSQIQLNTTLHHIVFGIGASSKLWSKRKEYLKIWWKPDEMRGVVWLDHPVKTDSTDFNLLPPTMISSDTSDFPYENKEGKRSGIRISRIISETVKLGMVDVRWFVMGDDDTVFITDNLVRVLSKYDHSQYYYIGSLSESHIQNIHFSYGMAYGGGGFAISYPLAVALAKMQDRCMKRYSGLYGSDDRIQACMAELGVPLTKEPGFHQFDVYGNLFGLLAAHPVTPLVSLHHLDLVSPIFPNSDRVESLQRLRVASQLDSAALLQQSICYDQPRNWTVSVSWGYAVQIYQGIIPPREIERPARTFLNWYPRADHRGFPFNTRPVSKNECERPLVYCLSNALYDAHADQTATEYVGTGTLNPNCNWEMDNPSPINRVEVYKRPDPYLWDKAPRRNCCRVLPTEAKDTMIVDVGECEEDEIVEVMELNI